The window TGGTCGCGAGGCAGTCTGACCCGCCGTTTCGAAGGCAGGACGCCACATGGATGAGTCGCTCAAGGCCCGCGTTGAAGATTGCATAGAGCTGGCAACACCCGAAGGCGCGCGAGTCTGGGCGACGGCTCAGGGCGCGCATGTGTTGGACTGGGTTCCGGCGGCTGGCATGCCGGGCCAGTTGTTTGTCAGCCAGGCCAGCGCCTTTGGTGCGGGCGCCTCGATCCGTGGTGGCGTGCCGGTGATTTTTCCCCAGTTCGGTCAGTTCGGTGAGCTCCCCAAGCATGGATTTGCCCGCCGCTCGCGCTGGCAGCTGGCCGACCGACAAGCCGATTCGCTGCGCTACGAACTGCGGGATAGCGAGGATAGCCGGGCGATCTGGCCGCATGCCTTCGTGGCGGGGCTCACCGTGCAGCTCCAGGCCCGCAGGCTGCAGGTGAGTCTGGACGTGACGAACACGGGGTCATCGGCGTGCCAGTTCACCGCCGGGTTACACAGCTATTTGCGGGTCGATGAGATCGCCGACGCCGCGCTCCAGGGTCTGGGCGGACGGGCCTATTGGGATGCGACAGCGGATCTTGCGCATCGCGAGCAACCCGCAGGCGACCTGCGCTTTGCCGGCGAGCTGGATCGCGTGTATCCGCAGGTCACCGGACCGCTGACGGTGACAGAGGGTGAGCGATCCATCGAGATCACTGCCCGCGGATTTGAGGATGTCGTGGTCTGGAACCCGGGGCCGATCAAGGCCGCCGACATGACCGACATGGAGCCCCATGGGCACCGGCGGATGCTATGCGTAGAGGCCGCCCAGATTGCTAAGCCGGTCAGCCTTGCTGCCGGCGAGAGCTGGCGCGGCAGCCAGACGCTGAAGGTCTGGTGATTCCCTGCGATCAGGTTGCTGCGGGTCGAAGTAGCAGCGCTTCCGGCGGCGCCAGCAGATCGCGCCAGTCCGGCAGGATGGGGCGTGGCGCCAGGGGCAGGGGCCGGTCGCCGATATGGGTGTCCAACCAGTCGATCAGGTCGACCCACATCCCACGGATTTCGTCCTGGGTGGGCATGATGCCGGCATAGTGCAGCTCCGGCGTCAGTACCGGAATGCCCAATGTGCGCCCGGCGTAGTTGCCCAGCGAGCCGGGATACGCGCCAAGCCGATCCAGTTGCAGGATGCCCAGCTGCGGTGGCGGTGGCGGCGGACCATCAAAATCCAGCACTCCCAGCGGAGCGTGGACGCTGACGATGACATCCGGCTGGAAGCGTTCGATTTCATCGATCAGCCATTGGGTCTCGGGCTCCGAGGCGGCTGATGGACCCGGGTAGCGCCGAGGGTCGCGACCGGTTTGCTCGGTCCAGTACGGCAGCGCGCGCTGGTCCCAGGCCAGCGTCGGGAAGTTGCGGTTGAGGTCCACACCATTGGCGTTGTAACGCGTGGCGGGACCGGCGAGCAGCCCATCCGGGTTCAGGCAGGGCAGCATGCGCCAGTGGTAGCGCCGGGTCGTGTCCTGATTCAGATACTCCGCCCACCGGAACTGGATGCTGACGGCAGAATACTCGTCGCCGTGGACACCGCCGATGAGCAGCACCCGGGCCGGGCGCTTTTCCACCGGCAAGGTTCGGCTGGGCGGAAAGTCTGCGGTCAGGATCGGACGTTGCTCGACCGTGCCGACCTCCGCCGCGGCGAACTCCACCAGCTTGCAGTCCTCGGTCGAGACGCTGCCCAGCAGACCCGCGATTTCGAGGCAACCCTGGGCCCCATTGGCCAGCGGCATGGGCAGCATCTGGCCAGCAGAGTGGACCGGCAGGGCGAGAAGTAAGCTGAGTGCGAGCCAGCCGGCTCGCGCGAGTTGGACTGTCACAGTGCGAGTGGCGCGCCGCGTTGTTGAAATGTGGGGAACGGCCGTTGGGGGAAACGGCCGCGCGGAAGAATACGCGAACCAGACCGCTGACGGCCAATGGTGTCAGGCGAAAGCCGGGCCGAACTACTCCGAGGGCCGGACCAGATAGCCGCCGGAGCGCTCGTCGCGGGTCAACTGCAGCAGCTTGGCCTGGCCCATGGCCTCCAGCAGCTTATTGAACGAATCGAACCCGTGGAACGACTCGGAGAACCCCGGCCGGCGTCGCTTAAGCGTCTGTTTGATCATGGAACCCCAGACCCGCTCGTCCTCGCCGCGTTCCTCAATGAGCGCTTCCAGCGTGCCCAGCACGTGGTCGAAGGCTTCCTGCTTCTTGTCATCCACCGACGGGGTGGCCGGCTTCTTGGCCTTGCGCTTGCGCTTGCTCTTGTCCGTGGAGCGAACCAAGTCATCGTAAAAGATGAAGTCGTCGCAGTTGGCGGTGAGCAGGTCAGAGGTTGAATTCTTCACCCCGACGCCGATGACGGTCTTGTTGTTCTCGCGCAGCTTGCTGACCAGCGGGGAGAAGTCTGAATCACCCGAGATGATCACGAACAAATCCAGGTGTTCTTTGGTGTAGCAGAGATCCAATGCATCGACGACCATGCGGATATCCGCGGAATTCTTGCCGGACTGGCGTACGTGCGGGATGTCGATCAGCTCGAATGCGGCCTCGTGCATGGGGCGCTTGAAGTCGGCATAGCGGCTCCAGTCGCAATAGGCCTTCTTGACCGTAATCGAGCCCTTGAGCAGCAGACGTTCGAGAACCTTCTGAATATCGAATGCGGCGTAGTTGGCATCGCGTACGCCGAGGGCAATGTTCTCGAAGTCGCAGAACAGGGCGAGGTTGGGTTGTTCGCTGGTTGGATTCATTCGAGCAGTATCGCAGACCGTGCCAGTGCAGTGCGATGGGCGGGGCAGGTGTCAGGCGTCAGGTTCCTTTGCGTGCGCCGCGTCTGCTGATGCGTGCGAACACCCAGCCGCCCACCGCGCCGCAGACGCCCAGGGCCAATAGGCCTGCCAGGCTGCGTGTGGCCGCTACGGCCGTAATTCCGAACAGCTGATTCATGATGACAAAGGCCGTGATCAGCGCGGTGGCGCCGGCCAGCACGTGCAACGGCAGTCGTAGATCACGAAGCCAGTGCGCCAGCAGGCCCGAGACGATGAATGCGACCATGAATCCGCCAGCTGTGATGCCGGCCAGGGACGGCGCGAAGCCGGCCAGGTCCTGCCAGGTGGTGGCCGCGCGGACGCCCAGCGGAATCGGCGTGCCCAGCGATTGCAGGGCCGCCAGGTTGAACTGGGTTTGGGTCACGCTGCCGAGCAGGGTGGTGGTCAGCACGGCGGCCAGCAGGGCGATGAATGTCCAGGCGATTCGCTGTCGCATCACGGTTCGTCTCGGTTGGTTGTACCGCTAGTGTGCACCAGCCTCGCCGCTGTTACCGTGGACCGTCCACCCGCGTCGTGCTGCACGATGATGAATCGAATACTTCGCTGTTTGGCCACCGGACTGCTGGCCACCATTCCGGCCAGCCTGCTCTTCGCCGCCCCACCCAAGGTCGAAACCCTCGCAACGGGGTTGAATCACCCGTGGTGTGTGGCGTTTTTGCCGGATGGGCGCTGGCTGATTACCGAGCGCGCCGGGCAGTTACGCATCCTGGATGAGGGCGGATTGCGTCCGGAACCGGTTGCGGGCGTGCCGGCCGTTTATGCAGCCAGCCAGGGCGGCTTGTTTGATGTGTTGCCGGCGCGTGATTTTGCGAACTCGGGTCATGTCTATCTGTCGTTTGCGCATGGCACCCCCGATGCCAACGCGACACGGGTGGTCCGCGCCAGGCTGGTCGATGATCGGCTGGAGGAGGTCACGCCCATCTTTACCGCCGCACCGAACAAGGACACGCCGGTCCACTATGGCGGACGCATGGCCTGGCTGCCGGATGGCACGTTGCTGCTCACCTTGGGCGATGGCTTCGACTATCGAGAGGCAGCGCAACGCCTGGATTCGCATCTTGGAACCATTGTGCGGGTCAACGCCGATGGCAGCATTCCGGATGACAATCCCTTTGTTGATCAGCCCGAGGCCCTGGATGCGATCTACACCTACGGCAATCGCAACGTCCAGGGACTGGTGGTGGACGAACAATCCGGTCGCGTCTACGCCCACGAGCATGGGCCGCGGGGTGGGGATGAGATCAATCGGCTGCAGCCGGGCGGGAACTACGGCTGGCCGGTTGCCACCCATGGCATCGACTATTCCGGGGCGGTGATTTCGCCGTATAAGCAGCGCCCTGGCATGATCGATCCGCTGGTGGTTTGGACGCCCTCAATCGCGCCCAGCGGCATGGCGCTATACCGCGGGGAACGGTTTGCCGACTGGCAGGGTAATTTGCTGGTCTCCACCCTGGCAGAACGCAGTTTGCGGCGGGTCGAGCTCGATGCGTCCGGCCGCGTCGTCGGCCAGCATGTGCTGATGCAAGACCGCGGCGTTCGGCTGCGTGACGTCAGGGTGGCCCCCGATGGTGCGGTGATCGTGTTGACCGATGCCCCCGATGGCCGGGTGCTCAGGTTGACGCCGGGTTAGCGACGTCTGGGGGCAGTGGGAGATCGAATACGAAGCTGGCGCCGGCGTATTCCTGCGGATCTTCAATACGAAGCTGACCGTCGTGGGCTTCGACCACGCGCGTGCAGATGGCCAGCCCCAGTCCCAGCGTGCCGCGCTTGGGGCCGTGCCCCTGTTGCTTGGGCTGTAGCAGACGCTCGCGGTCAGCAGCCGGAATGCCGTCGCCATCGTCTTCCACCCGGATGTGCAGCCGGTTCTGTTTGGCCTGGGCATCGATGAGCAGCCTGGCGGGGCGGTCGGCGGCGCGGTGGCGATAGGCATTGCTCATCAGATTCTGGAGCAGGCTGCGCAGATTCGCCGTATGACCAAATACAAGCAGTTCGCCGCCGCGCAGCGTGAGTTGCTCGGGGGCAAATCCATCCTCGCCGCAGGCCTGCAGCGCACCGGCGACGATTTGCTCCAGCGGTGCTGACTCCCGGTCTTGGTCAGACTGGGACGAGCGTGCCAGCTGCAGCAGGCCCTGCACCTGCTCCGATGCTTCCTGCGCGCTCTGGCCGATCATGCCGAACATCTTGCTCGTGCGTTCGTCCAGCTGGTCTTCCAGACGGGGCCCCAACAAGTCCACAACGCCGCTAATACGGCGCAGTGGGGCCTGCAGGTCGTGGGAGGCCGCCGACGCGAAGGTGTCCAGGTCGGCGCTTAATCGCGTCAGTTGTTGGCGCTCGGCTTCCAGCGCGCGGTTGGCTTCGGCCAGTTCATGCGTGCGGATTTCCACGCGTCGTTCCAGTTCCCGCTGCGTTTCGATGCCCCGCAATGCCGTGGCCGCCTGTGTGGCGAGTAGGGTGATGACGGCCACCTGTTCATCGGAGAACGCATAGGCGCTGCTGCGTTGCTCCATATAGGCGAATCCGGTGGTCTGGCCATACAGACGCAGCGGCAAACAAACCGCGGAGAGCACGCCGCGACGTTTGAGCACCGGGTCCTGGTCCGGCCACTCGGTGGCGGCCATGTCGTGGACAATCAGTGGTTTGGCACTGCGCAACATGGATTGGATCAGCATGTCCGGAATCGCCGGGTCACCCTGTTCTGCATCGGGCAGCTCGCCGGCCGCAGACAGGACATGCAGCCCGCCGGCATGGACCTCGCCCAGGCAGCCCCAGTGGGCACCGGCGTTTTCAACAAGCATCTGTGCGAGGCCACGTCGCATGGCTTCCGGCGTGGCCTGCTCGGTGATGGTCGAGGACGCCTTGAGCGCGGACAAGCCATCCAAGGCCGTGAGGCTGGTCTGTACCGGCGCGGTCGCGGCATGGCTCTCGCCTCCGCGACCGACTCGCTGGTCGCGCAACCTGCGGACCTTGGCCGTGGCACCCCATTGGTTGTAGTGCTCCACGGCCTGGGTCAGGTAGTGATCCGCGGTCAGCCAGGCTTGTTGTCGCTGCCAATGCTGGGCGAAAAACTCTTCTGCCAGTGCCTGAACGTTGGTGTACTCGTGTTGAGCGGCGCCGGTGATTGCTGATTCAAAGGCGACGATGGCCTCCTGATGACGCTGGCCATACGATCGGCAGACCGCTCGGACCAGGTCTGCCTTATGGGCAAAGTTGCCCGGTGCATAGCGTGCCCAGCGTCGGAGTCGGCGGTAGCACTGGACGATGCGTGCCCGATCGTCTGCCCCGGGCGCGCCTTGTGTCGCGGCGAACAGGATCAGGGGGTAGTAGAGGCTGAACTCGGCCAGCTCCGCCATCCCAGGTGCGCCGTAGGCGTAGGCTTCGGCCTTGCGCGCATAGGCCAGGGCCTGCTCGGGTTCATCCAGCAGGTGGCAGACGATCATCTGCGAGACCCGGATGTTGAACACCAGAAACGGGCTATTGCCCGATTCCAGCTCGGCGGCCAGTGCATTGGCATCGTAGTCGTCACCAACCAGCTCGATACCGACGCCGCCCTGATCCGACAGATTCATGGCCAGCTGTCGCCAGACCTGTGCGAAGCCCACGTGATAGGCCATATGCAGCTTGCGAATCAGTTCGATGCAGCGATTCTGCTGCCGCAGGGCTTCAGACAGCGGAATGCCGGTGAAAACGGCATGTTTGCCGAATTGAATGCCGTTGTAACAGCCGTACTCGAAATCGCCATGGTCGATCCCGGATTGAAAGCCGCGGGGCAGTTCTGTGAGCGATTCGCGCAGCGGTCGCGTCCAGTGCGCGACAAACACGTAGTAGAGGTTGAGAATCTTTGCTTCCAGCGGCCGGGCCTTGAAGCGTTGCAATAATTGCAGGGCTTGTCGGCCCATCCGTTCGCCGGCGGGAATGTCGCCGAACACGCCGCTCAGCAGCACGGCATAAAACCCGTAGGCAAACGACGACAGCGCGTTCACGCCCCGGTCCAGCGTCAGCTGCATCATGGATAAGGTCAGCGCCTGCCATAGCTGCGGACGCATGACGTAGGCGGCGCCGGCCGCGCCGGTCATGACCGACAGGGCGATGGCCGCCTTGGGGTCATCCAGCAACGGTGCGGCTTCAAGATCGGTGGCCATCGCCTGTTCAGCAATCCGCTGTCGTTGGCTGGCCACGCGTTGGACGAGTGCGTCATCGTCGCGGGGGATGGATACACCCAGGCGGTCGAGTGTCACCAGGGCGTAGTCCAGCGCACCGTGTTGATCGTCGTCTGCGATCAGACGCTCGATGAGCAGCTGATCCAGCATCGCGCGCTCCACAACATCCAGGTTGCGTTGCTCCAGTGCCCGAATCCGGTCGCGGGCGGCTTGTTCGCTGCCGCTGCGAAACTCGCAGCGAATCAATGCCAGTTCAAAGCTCAGTGCCTGCTCAGGGTCTTGCGCCCAGTGATCGCTCGGCCGCAGGACTTCCGCCGCCTGGTAGGTCTGCAGGGCCACGTCGTGTGCAAACTCGGCATTGGCTGCCTCCGCGGTTTGCAGGGCCAGATTGAAGACCGCGCTGCGTTCCGTTGCCGTCTCGATTCGGGCCAAGGCGCGAAGGTATTGCGCCATAACCCGATGATGCTCGGCATCCTGGCGGTGGAGAAACCGTGCCAGATGGTGGTGAAAGTCTGGGCGGTCCTGCTCCGGCGTGAGGGTGTATGCGGCTTCCTGGATTCGGTCATGCCAGAACCGGGGTTGCTCGTCGCTCCAGTGAATCAGCTGGTACCGATGGGCGATCTCGAGTTGGCGATGCAGCTCATCGGCTTCGATCCCGAGCAAGGCCGCCAGCTCATCGGTCGTGGCTGCGTTATCCAGTCCCGCCAGGTGGCGCAGGCTGTCCTGAACCGTTGCCGGCTGGCGGCGTAGCTGCTCCAGCACCAGATCGACCACATCATCGGGAAGCGGGAGTGCCTGCAACCCGGCAAGGTCTGGCTGCCAGCAGCGCGTCGCTGCATTCATATGCAGCAGTCCGTGGTCCCACCAGTCCATCAGCACGCGGCGAAGAAAGAAGGGATTGCCGCCGGTGATCTCTCCCAAATGCCGGACCATCGCGTCTCGGGCGTTGGCGGCCATGGGAAGCTCGGTGTCGATCAACCGCGTGATGGCGTCTTGATCCAGCGGTGCCAGCTGTATCCGGCTGACTCGCTCCGATTCTTCAGTCTGCGCCAGCCAGGTGGCGAGCTGCGGGTTCTGCGTGACCTCGTTGTCACGGTAGGCCCCCAGGATGAGCAGATGGCGTGTGATCTGCGACTTGACCAGATGAGCCAGCAAGTCGAGAGAGGCGGAATCTGCCCACTGCAAATCGTCGACAAACACCACCATCGGGCGCGCCAGGTCGGCCAGTTCGGCGATGAGGCATTCGGCGTCGTAGCGCATGCGCGCCTGGGCTTCAGGAGACAAATCCTGCGCCCGCTCACCCGTCTCATAGTCGCCCGGTCGCAGGACACTCAGGGCTTCTGCATGGCGTTTGAGTAAGGCATTCCGTTGTTCTTGGCCCATTCCGCGTGCCCGCAATTCGCTGAGCGACTGGCGGATGATGCTCTGCCATGCCGAGTAGGGACGGTTGCGCTGGGCCTGATCGAATTTGCCCTCGGCCCAGATGAGGTCTGGCTCGGATGCAAGGCAATGCCTGGCAAAAGCCGACTTGCCAATGCCTGAGGTTCCGGTGATGAGTTGGCAGTGCAGGCTGCCGTTTCGGACCTGTTGCAGGCGCGCATTGAGATCGCGGGCATTGGCCTCGCGGGCGAACAGGCGCCGACTGGGGGTATACGTAGTGACCGGGTCCTGATGTCCCAATCCATCGACCGGCATCGTGGTGTCGCCGGTCAGCCAACGCTCCAGGTCTGCGAGCAAACCGTATGCAGATTGATAGCGATCCGCCGGGTGCTTGCGCAGGAGCTTGTCGATGATCGCTGCCAGCAAGGCGTCGCAGTCCGGCGCCTTGGCGTCGGCCAGCGCTGGCGCCTGTGTCAGGTGGCGATGCAACAGGGCAAGAGGGTCGTCTTCGGCGGTCCCGAAGGGCGGAGCGCCGGTCAGCATGTGAAACAGCATGGCCCCGACGGCATAGAGGTCTGCGCGGCGATCGATCTGGGCGAATTGGCGGCCACTGCACTCCGGCGCCAGGTAGGCCAGATGGTCGAGATCCAGTACCTGGTCCGGGTCGGCCGTGTACGGAATACCCGCCGTCTGGTCCAGACCGAGCAGCTCCACGCCGGGCGCCTCTCCGATCAGCAGCATGCCTGGGTGGAGCGCCTTGAGTGCCCGGCCCGAGCTGTGCAGCGCATCGAGCTGCCGCAGCAGTGCACCGGTGATTTGCACGGCAGCCGTTGGATCCAGTGGTGCCTGCGCCAACAGGTACTGGTCACCCCGTTGTGCTGGCCATGCGGTCGGGTTCCAGACCAGGGCGGGCATCTTCCGGAATTCAACCAGCCGCGCATGCGCGTTGGGGGCGAGCATCAGGCGCAGCGCGCGTTCTTGCTCCAGCGTCTCCTGGGCGACATCGGCTGCGGTCCCCGCAGCCAGGAGTTTCAGAAGGTGGTCGTTGTTGGTGCCGTTCAGGCGCGCATTCAACAGGCGCCAGGCTGCGGTGTCCGCAATGGTGTCTCGCGTCTCTATCGCATCCATGGTGTGCCGCTCACCTCTTCAACCCGGGTGTTAAGAAAACGCTGATTGAGGTCCGCTCGCCAAGGCCGTGGCTGTGGTCCGCCAGGCCGGACGGAGCGCGTCCCCGATGGTCCTTTCAGATCGGCAAGCGACAACCCTGTCTTGCGGAACACCGCTTGCTGCTGATCGGGGATGATCCAACGCGAGCGCATGCGTCTTGCCTGGTCCGATATCAGACGGCCGCTCGGCAGTGCGAATCAATCCGTGTCTTCCTGATGCTTGAATAACATGTTGTCGGCCGGCAGGGCGAGTTATTGAGTCGGGAGGCAGGCCGGACGGCCGGCCATCGATTCCTGTGCTATTGATCGTGGGCATGATTAGGCTGCCTTGCTAAATAACGGTGGATCGCTATGCTCGCCGCCCCGTTTTCTCTCCTGATTGCTATGTCGCGACTGTTGATCGTGCTCGCCAGCCTGTTGTTGACGCCTTCGCTTGTGTGGGCTGCCGATACAACGACGGGTCCAGCCTTGGATCTCACCATGAGCTGGTTCGGTATCACCAGCTTGCTGTTGTTCGTCGTGGCCTATGTGCTGGTGGTGCTGGAGGAATGGAGTGGCATGCGCAAGTCCATTCCGGTGCTCATGGCAGCCGGGTTCATCTGGACGCTGATCGGGCTGGCCTACACGCTGGCCGGACAGCCACACTGGGCTGGCGAAATGGTCCGCCATAGCCTGCTGGAGTTCGGTGAACTCCTGTTGTTCCTGCTGGTGGCCATGACCTATGTCAATACGCTGCAGGAGCGCGGCGTATTTGATGCCTTGCGCAGCTGGCTGGTCGGGCGCGGGTTCTCGCTGCGCATGGTGTTCTGGATTACGGGCGTGCTGGCGTTCGTGATGTCGCCGCTGGCTGACAACATGACCACCGCCCTGGTGTTGTCTTCGGTGGCCTTGACCGTGGGCGGCTCGCAAACGCGATTCGTTGTCGTGGCCTGCATCAATATCGTGGTGGCGGCGAATGCGGGCGGGGCGTTCAGCCCGTTCGGAGACATTACGACCCTGATGGTCTGGCAGAAGGGCGTGTTGGGTGCCGCGGAATTTATGGCGCTGCTGCTACCCGCGTTCGTGAACTGGATCGTGCCGGCGGTCATCCTCAGTTTTGCAGTGCCCGGTGGGCGCCCCGAGGCGCTGTCCGAGTCCGTTGAGGTCAAACGGGGCGGGTACATCATTATCGGGATGTTCGTCGTGACCGTGGCGGTGACCGTGACCATGCACACCGCGTTTCACCTGCCGCCTGCGCTGGGCATGATGGGCGGGTTGGGGTTGTTGAAACTCTACGGTTGGTACCTCAACTGGTCTGGACTGCGACGCCAGGGGCAGCCGATGACCTTCGTATCGCATGATGAAATGATGTCCGATCACACCGAACCCCACGCCCCGAATACCTTTCGAGAAGTGGCCAGGGCCGAGTGGGATACGCTGTTGTTCTTCTACGGCATCATCGTGTGCGTTGGCGGCCTGGGTGCCCTGGGGTATCTGGCAGTCGGTTCGCAGTTCATCTACGAAGGCCTGGGGCCCATGACGGCCAATATTCTGGTTGGTGTCGCCTCAGCAATCATTGACAACATTCCGGTGATGTACGCGGTGCTCAGCATGGACCCGGTGATGTCCGACGGGCACTGGTTGTTGGTCACGCTGACTGCGGGCGTGGGTGGCTCGCTGCTGTCCATTGGGTCTGCCGCTGGTGTTGCCGTCATGGGGCAGGCGCATGGTCGTTATACCTTCTTCTCGCACCTGCGCTGGAGCTGGGCGATTGCATTGGGTTACGCGGCCGGGATCGCCACGCATCTTTGGTTGAATCAGGGCTTGTTCTAGCGAAGCTGGCCGGTGGTTAGCGCGATGCCATGCCGACCCAGAGCGGCCACGCGATCACGCTTGGATCTTGGTTGACCGGTTTGTTTGCTGTGGCATGCTCGGCCGGCACCAAATCTTGAAGAGGCCATGCTGATGATCGTAACGCCGCTTTATGCCGGCCTGCTTGCCTTGTGGTTCCTGGTGCTCAGCATTTGGGTGATTCAGGCTCGATCGGGTCCCGATGGACCGAGTCTGGGTGATGGCGGGCGCGAAGATGTGGCACGTCGTGTCCGTGCCCACGGCAATTTTGCGGAGTACACCGCATTGGTGCTCGTGCTGATCGGTTTTGCGGAGCTGGCCGGATCGCCCGGCTGGCTATTGCATTTGATGGGCCTTTGCCTGCTGATCGGGCGTCTGTTGCATGGCTACGCCTTGGCGTTCACCACGCATTTCCCACTGGGGCGTGTGGTCGGCATGGTGCTGACCTTCATCGCGCTGCTACTGGGGGCTGGTTTTAACGTCGGGTCCAGCATCAGCCGCCTGCTGCAGTGAGAGCCGACCAGGGCAGAGGCTGACAGTCGATGGCCACCGGTGAAGCTATCCGGCCACTGGTTGCCGGCGCCCATGCGCTGCACTGGACGGCGCCATTCGGTTGGCTTCGGGCAGGCTGGCATGATCTGCGCGCAGCAGCCGGGACCAGCCTGGGCTACGGCCTCGTGATGGTGGGCATTAGCTGGTTGATCGCGCTGGCCGCTTGGCGGCTGGGCAACCTGGGTTTTTATCTTGGGTTGTTGAGCGGCTTCGTGTTTTTGGGTCCGCTGTTGGCGCTCACGCTTTACGCGGTCAGCGCACGGTTGGCCTGCGGAGCGCCGGTCTCGCTACGGCGCACGATCGGCGACGCCAGGAGTGCCCTGGGCGATGCGCTGGTCTTTGCTGTGATCCTGCTCGTGGTCTTCCTGATCTGGGCGCGCGCAGCCGCCATGATCCACGTGTTTTTCCCGCTGGGTGCCGCGCCGTCACTCTCCGCGTGGCTACGGTTTCTCGGCATCGGTAGCGCCATTGGCGCGATGTTCTGCGCCATCATTTTTATGGCGAGTGCGTTCTCGCTGCCGATGATGCTGGATCGTCAAACCGACACGGTGACCGCCGTGCTGTCGAGCATCCACGCAACGCTGCGCAACAAGCCGGCCATGCTGGTATGGGCTGGGGTGATCGGCCTGTTTGTGGTGGTTGGGGTGCTCACGGCTTTTCTGGCCTATGCCGTGCTGCTGCCCTGGCTGGGCCACGTGGTGTGGCATGGCTACCGCGAAACGCTTGATGTCGCTGCGTGGCCACCACGCCCGCTGCTTTGAACAACGCCGGCCGCGGTGTCACCGCGGCCGGCGGAGTCGGTGTTAAACGACTTCAAACAGTCCAGCCGCACCCATGCCGCCACCGATGCACATGGTTACGACGACATGCTTGGCGCCGCGCCGCTTGCCCTCGATGAGCGCATGGCCGACCAGGCGGCTGCCCGTGACGCCATAGGGGTGGCCGACGGCGATGGCACCACCATTGACGTTGAGGGTCTCGTCGGGGATGCCCAGCTTGTCCTGGCAGTACAGGACCTGGACGGCAAAGGCCTCGTTCAGCTCCCATAAGCCGATGTCGTCGACACCCAGACCGGCGCGCTCCAGCAGCCGCGGAATCGCGAACACCGGGCCGATTCCCATTTCGTCGGGTTCACAGCCGGCGACCGTGAAGCCACGGAAAATGCCCAGCGGCTCGATATTGCGCTGCTCGGCAAGCTTGCTGTTCATGACCACACAGGCGGAGGCACCGTCGGAGAACTGACTGGCGTTCCCCGCCGCGATGACACCACCAGGCACGGCCGGCCGGATCTTGGACACCGCCTCGTAGGTGGTGCCGGGGCGGATGCCTTCGTCCTGCGATGACGTCACTTCCTTGGTGACCAACTGTC of the Abyssibacter profundi genome contains:
- a CDS encoding AAA family ATPase — translated: MDAIETRDTIADTAAWRLLNARLNGTNNDHLLKLLAAGTAADVAQETLEQERALRLMLAPNAHARLVEFRKMPALVWNPTAWPAQRGDQYLLAQAPLDPTAAVQITGALLRQLDALHSSGRALKALHPGMLLIGEAPGVELLGLDQTAGIPYTADPDQVLDLDHLAYLAPECSGRQFAQIDRRADLYAVGAMLFHMLTGAPPFGTAEDDPLALLHRHLTQAPALADAKAPDCDALLAAIIDKLLRKHPADRYQSAYGLLADLERWLTGDTTMPVDGLGHQDPVTTYTPSRRLFAREANARDLNARLQQVRNGSLHCQLITGTSGIGKSAFARHCLASEPDLIWAEGKFDQAQRNRPYSAWQSIIRQSLSELRARGMGQEQRNALLKRHAEALSVLRPGDYETGERAQDLSPEAQARMRYDAECLIAELADLARPMVVFVDDLQWADSASLDLLAHLVKSQITRHLLILGAYRDNEVTQNPQLATWLAQTEESERVSRIQLAPLDQDAITRLIDTELPMAANARDAMVRHLGEITGGNPFFLRRVLMDWWDHGLLHMNAATRCWQPDLAGLQALPLPDDVVDLVLEQLRRQPATVQDSLRHLAGLDNAATTDELAALLGIEADELHRQLEIAHRYQLIHWSDEQPRFWHDRIQEAAYTLTPEQDRPDFHHHLARFLHRQDAEHHRVMAQYLRALARIETATERSAVFNLALQTAEAANAEFAHDVALQTYQAAEVLRPSDHWAQDPEQALSFELALIRCEFRSGSEQAARDRIRALEQRNLDVVERAMLDQLLIERLIADDDQHGALDYALVTLDRLGVSIPRDDDALVQRVASQRQRIAEQAMATDLEAAPLLDDPKAAIALSVMTGAAGAAYVMRPQLWQALTLSMMQLTLDRGVNALSSFAYGFYAVLLSGVFGDIPAGERMGRQALQLLQRFKARPLEAKILNLYYVFVAHWTRPLRESLTELPRGFQSGIDHGDFEYGCYNGIQFGKHAVFTGIPLSEALRQQNRCIELIRKLHMAYHVGFAQVWRQLAMNLSDQGGVGIELVGDDYDANALAAELESGNSPFLVFNIRVSQMIVCHLLDEPEQALAYARKAEAYAYGAPGMAELAEFSLYYPLILFAATQGAPGADDRARIVQCYRRLRRWARYAPGNFAHKADLVRAVCRSYGQRHQEAIVAFESAITGAAQHEYTNVQALAEEFFAQHWQRQQAWLTADHYLTQAVEHYNQWGATAKVRRLRDQRVGRGGESHAATAPVQTSLTALDGLSALKASSTITEQATPEAMRRGLAQMLVENAGAHWGCLGEVHAGGLHVLSAAGELPDAEQGDPAIPDMLIQSMLRSAKPLIVHDMAATEWPDQDPVLKRRGVLSAVCLPLRLYGQTTGFAYMEQRSSAYAFSDEQVAVITLLATQAATALRGIETQRELERRVEIRTHELAEANRALEAERQQLTRLSADLDTFASAASHDLQAPLRRISGVVDLLGPRLEDQLDERTSKMFGMIGQSAQEASEQVQGLLQLARSSQSDQDRESAPLEQIVAGALQACGEDGFAPEQLTLRGGELLVFGHTANLRSLLQNLMSNAYRHRAADRPARLLIDAQAKQNRLHIRVEDDGDGIPAADRERLLQPKQQGHGPKRGTLGLGLAICTRVVEAHDGQLRIEDPQEYAGASFVFDLPLPPDVANPAST
- the nhaD gene encoding sodium:proton antiporter NhaD, translated to MSRLLIVLASLLLTPSLVWAADTTTGPALDLTMSWFGITSLLLFVVAYVLVVLEEWSGMRKSIPVLMAAGFIWTLIGLAYTLAGQPHWAGEMVRHSLLEFGELLLFLLVAMTYVNTLQERGVFDALRSWLVGRGFSLRMVFWITGVLAFVMSPLADNMTTALVLSSVALTVGGSQTRFVVVACINIVVAANAGGAFSPFGDITTLMVWQKGVLGAAEFMALLLPAFVNWIVPAVILSFAVPGGRPEALSESVEVKRGGYIIIGMFVVTVAVTVTMHTAFHLPPALGMMGGLGLLKLYGWYLNWSGLRRQGQPMTFVSHDEMMSDHTEPHAPNTFREVARAEWDTLLFFYGIIVCVGGLGALGYLAVGSQFIYEGLGPMTANILVGVASAIIDNIPVMYAVLSMDPVMSDGHWLLVTLTAGVGGSLLSIGSAAGVAVMGQAHGRYTFFSHLRWSWAIALGYAAGIATHLWLNQGLF
- a CDS encoding MAPEG family protein codes for the protein MLMIVTPLYAGLLALWFLVLSIWVIQARSGPDGPSLGDGGREDVARRVRAHGNFAEYTALVLVLIGFAELAGSPGWLLHLMGLCLLIGRLLHGYALAFTTHFPLGRVVGMVLTFIALLLGAGFNVGSSISRLLQ
- a CDS encoding DUF2189 domain-containing protein, with the protein product MATGEAIRPLVAGAHALHWTAPFGWLRAGWHDLRAAAGTSLGYGLVMVGISWLIALAAWRLGNLGFYLGLLSGFVFLGPLLALTLYAVSARLACGAPVSLRRTIGDARSALGDALVFAVILLVVFLIWARAAAMIHVFFPLGAAPSLSAWLRFLGIGSAIGAMFCAIIFMASAFSLPMMLDRQTDTVTAVLSSIHATLRNKPAMLVWAGVIGLFVVVGVLTAFLAYAVLLPWLGHVVWHGYRETLDVAAWPPRPLL